The following are encoded together in the Streptomyces sp. NBC_01465 genome:
- a CDS encoding ABC transporter permease subunit produces the protein MGDLLGFVLSGLVSGALYALLATGLVLSYSASGLFNFAHGATAYLCALGFYELHSGLGWPAIPTAVLMVAVVAPGIGWGLDRLMFRKLARVGETAQIVATIGLLVALPAAGLWIVELLEDAGASVLPAENQFGLPGVGPSPAKSWQLMDGVGIDSDQLITWIATAVVAVGLWVLMRHTRLGLRLRASVDDRSLVELRGISADRLSSVAWMLSSGLAGLAGVLATPLLGLSAQDFTLFLFVSATAAVLGRFLSVPLAFAGGLGLGVLQNLTAGYASFADDITGFRTAVPFLILFAGLLIMTRRQRAAGTAAVDAPTPDYLAGRSWARRWGVWAAGAVLLALAFYTVTTPFWSGILAQGLAISLVFVSFTVVTGLGAMVSLAQATFVTGAALVAGLLMSHGWPFIAAAAVGTCVAALLGAVVALPALRLGGRSLALATLALAFLADQVLFQFRWLRNGDTGWEIPRPVFGPVDLGDDRAMGVALVVLVTAAVAALSALRNSRAGRAMLAVRSAPAAALASGVSVIRTKLLVFTVSAGLAGFGGVMYASYNTRITATDFTAMSGLVWLAVAVAAGVRRPQFAVVAGLVFALVPHLMTEYVTSSAHLPVILFGLAGLALANDPDGYCAAVSARWHRRRAAASAPPAEDPAHPVPSPRRPVANGVAQPAVEAALELRGVRAGYDGADVLHGVDLSVRPGEILALLGPNGAGKSTTCRVAAGVLGPSGGQVYAAGREVTREGAVRRSRGGIVLAPEGRGIFPGLSIEENLTLYLEDRDGRDAVYERFPGLANRRTVTAGSLSGGEQQLLALAPLLQRRPAVLIADEPSLGLAPRIVDEVFQLLTELREQGTALLLVEEKAAEVLGIADTVAYLAQGRVSWCGPRGEVEDDRLTEAYLGVGAKTV, from the coding sequence ATGGGTGATCTGCTGGGCTTTGTGCTGAGCGGGCTGGTGTCGGGGGCGCTCTACGCGCTCCTGGCGACCGGGCTCGTCCTGTCGTACTCCGCATCCGGGCTCTTCAACTTCGCGCACGGCGCGACGGCGTATCTGTGTGCGCTCGGTTTCTACGAACTCCACTCGGGTCTTGGCTGGCCCGCGATTCCAACTGCCGTACTGATGGTGGCCGTTGTCGCACCCGGGATCGGGTGGGGGCTCGACCGGCTGATGTTCCGCAAACTGGCGCGGGTGGGCGAGACCGCGCAGATCGTGGCGACGATCGGGCTGCTCGTCGCGCTCCCGGCGGCGGGGCTCTGGATCGTCGAACTGCTGGAGGACGCGGGGGCCTCCGTCCTGCCCGCGGAGAACCAGTTCGGGCTGCCGGGGGTCGGACCGAGCCCCGCCAAGTCCTGGCAGCTGATGGACGGGGTGGGGATCGACTCCGACCAGCTCATCACCTGGATCGCCACGGCCGTGGTGGCTGTGGGGCTGTGGGTGCTGATGCGGCACACGAGGCTGGGGTTGCGCCTGCGGGCCTCGGTCGACGACCGGTCGCTGGTGGAGCTGCGCGGGATCAGCGCGGACCGGCTCTCGTCGGTGGCATGGATGCTGTCGTCGGGGCTCGCGGGGCTGGCCGGGGTGCTGGCCACGCCGCTTCTGGGGCTGTCGGCACAGGACTTCACCCTGTTCCTGTTCGTGTCGGCGACGGCTGCGGTCCTCGGGCGGTTCCTGTCGGTGCCGCTCGCCTTCGCGGGCGGGCTCGGGCTCGGCGTGCTGCAGAACCTGACGGCCGGGTACGCCTCCTTCGCCGACGACATCACCGGATTCCGTACGGCGGTGCCGTTCCTGATCCTCTTCGCCGGGCTGCTGATCATGACGCGGCGGCAGCGGGCGGCCGGCACGGCGGCGGTGGACGCGCCGACGCCCGACTATCTCGCCGGGCGGTCGTGGGCACGCAGATGGGGGGTGTGGGCGGCGGGCGCGGTGCTGCTCGCCCTCGCCTTCTACACGGTCACCACGCCGTTCTGGAGCGGAATCCTGGCCCAGGGCCTCGCCATCTCGCTGGTCTTCGTCTCCTTCACGGTGGTGACGGGGCTCGGCGCGATGGTCTCCCTGGCGCAGGCCACCTTCGTGACGGGCGCCGCGCTGGTGGCCGGGCTGCTGATGAGCCACGGGTGGCCGTTCATCGCCGCCGCCGCGGTGGGGACGTGTGTGGCGGCCCTGCTCGGGGCCGTGGTCGCGCTGCCCGCGCTGCGGCTGGGCGGCAGGAGTCTGGCGCTCGCCACGCTGGCGCTGGCGTTCCTGGCGGACCAAGTCCTGTTCCAGTTCCGGTGGTTGAGGAACGGCGACACCGGGTGGGAGATCCCGCGCCCCGTCTTCGGTCCGGTGGATCTGGGCGACGACCGGGCGATGGGCGTGGCGCTGGTGGTGCTGGTGACGGCCGCGGTGGCCGCGCTCAGCGCGCTGCGGAACTCGCGGGCCGGGCGGGCGATGCTGGCCGTACGGTCCGCCCCCGCGGCGGCGCTGGCCTCGGGGGTCTCGGTGATCCGGACGAAGCTGCTGGTCTTCACGGTGTCCGCGGGGCTGGCCGGGTTCGGCGGGGTCATGTACGCCTCGTACAACACCCGTATCACCGCTACGGACTTCACCGCGATGTCCGGGCTGGTCTGGCTCGCGGTGGCGGTGGCCGCAGGCGTGCGCAGGCCGCAGTTCGCGGTGGTGGCGGGGCTGGTGTTCGCGCTCGTACCGCATCTGATGACCGAGTACGTGACGTCGTCCGCCCACCTGCCGGTGATCCTCTTCGGTCTCGCGGGGCTGGCGCTGGCAAACGATCCGGACGGTTACTGCGCGGCGGTCTCCGCCCGCTGGCACCGCAGGCGTGCGGCGGCGTCCGCTCCGCCCGCCGAGGATCCGGCGCACCCGGTGCCCTCGCCGCGGCGGCCGGTCGCGAACGGTGTGGCGCAGCCCGCCGTGGAGGCCGCGCTGGAGCTGCGGGGCGTCCGGGCCGGGTACGACGGGGCGGACGTTCTGCACGGTGTTGATCTGTCCGTACGGCCCGGCGAGATCCTGGCTCTGCTCGGGCCCAACGGTGCCGGGAAGTCGACCACGTGCCGGGTCGCCGCCGGGGTGCTCGGCCCTTCCGGCGGGCAGGTGTACGCCGCCGGGCGCGAGGTCACCCGCGAGGGGGCGGTGCGGCGCTCGCGCGGCGGGATCGTGCTGGCCCCCGAGGGGCGGGGGATCTTCCCCGGGCTCTCCATCGAGGAGAACCTCACCCTGTACCTCGAGGACCGCGACGGGCGCGATGCCGTGTACGAGCGCTTCCCGGGACTCGCCAACCGCCGTACGGTCACGGCCGGTTCGCTCTCCGGCGGCGAGCAGCAGCTCCTCGCGCTCGCGCCGCTCCTCCAGCGGCGCCCGGCGGTCCTGATCGCCGACGAGCCGTCCCTGGGGCTCGCGCCCCGCATCGTCGACGAGGTGTTCCAGCTGCTGACCGAGTTGCGGGAGCAGGGGACGGCGCTGCTGCTCGTCGAGGAGAAGGCCGCCGAGGTGCTGGGGATCGCGGACACCGTGGCGTATCTCGCGCAGGGGCGGGTCTCCTGGTGTGGGCCGCGCGGCGAGGTGGAGGACGACCGGCTGACCGAGGCCTATCTGGGAGTGGGGGCGAAGACCGTATGA
- a CDS encoding ABC transporter substrate-binding protein: MLRSVRTAATAAAVLLLATACNSASTTGTSGSSDSKSGSVRGVTADSIKVGGIVSMTSASGYSKKDTDLGAKARYLRANAEGGINGRKIDYLGAEDDGQDPSKNLAAARKLVQQDKVFAVSPMSSITFAGSDFLDQQKVPTFGWGTLPSFCGPKHIYGFNGCLVPMPGGTLNQTWPEGLSKVLGGSKGKSIALIANDSDAGKFGIRTFTQGFAAAGFKVSYAKAVVPATTLPSDWSAYTKEILRSGTGGKAPDAVVSVMQTPYNIGLFTALKRSGYKGVISDPTDYDPGLLAKDATKQALDGVQVLLQFEPFESDAPAMAQFKEDIKKANGGKDIPLNMHMMTGYMSADLFVSIAKKAGKNLTVDSFQQAASSFSDTGTLVGDRSEPKGQKESFGCGALVQLKNGKYEVTSPFKCYPAIPFK, from the coding sequence GTGTTGCGTTCCGTCCGCACCGCTGCAACGGCAGCTGCCGTGCTGCTGCTCGCCACTGCCTGCAACTCCGCCTCGACGACCGGCACTTCCGGCTCCTCCGACAGCAAGTCGGGCTCCGTCCGCGGCGTGACCGCCGACTCCATCAAGGTCGGCGGGATCGTCTCGATGACGTCCGCCAGCGGCTACAGCAAGAAGGACACCGACCTCGGGGCCAAGGCCCGCTATCTGCGCGCCAACGCGGAGGGCGGGATCAACGGCCGGAAGATCGACTACCTGGGCGCGGAGGACGACGGCCAGGACCCGTCGAAGAACCTCGCCGCGGCACGCAAGCTCGTGCAGCAGGACAAGGTGTTCGCCGTCTCCCCGATGAGCTCGATCACCTTCGCCGGATCGGACTTCCTGGACCAGCAGAAGGTGCCGACCTTCGGCTGGGGCACGCTGCCCTCGTTCTGCGGGCCCAAGCACATCTACGGCTTCAACGGCTGCCTGGTGCCGATGCCGGGCGGAACGCTCAACCAGACCTGGCCCGAGGGGCTTTCGAAGGTGCTGGGCGGCTCGAAGGGCAAGAGCATCGCGCTGATCGCCAACGACAGCGACGCGGGCAAGTTCGGGATACGGACCTTCACGCAGGGCTTCGCGGCGGCCGGGTTCAAGGTGAGTTACGCCAAGGCCGTGGTGCCCGCGACGACGCTGCCCAGCGACTGGTCGGCGTACACGAAGGAGATCCTGCGGAGCGGGACGGGCGGCAAGGCGCCCGACGCGGTGGTCTCCGTGATGCAGACCCCGTACAACATCGGTCTCTTCACGGCCCTCAAGCGCTCCGGCTACAAGGGCGTGATCTCCGACCCGACCGACTACGACCCGGGGCTGCTGGCCAAGGACGCCACCAAGCAGGCGCTGGACGGGGTGCAGGTGCTGCTGCAGTTCGAGCCCTTCGAGTCCGACGCCCCCGCGATGGCGCAGTTCAAGGAGGACATCAAGAAGGCCAACGGCGGCAAGGACATCCCCCTCAACATGCACATGATGACGGGCTACATGTCGGCGGACCTCTTCGTGTCGATCGCCAAGAAGGCCGGCAAGAACCTCACCGTCGACTCCTTCCAGCAGGCCGCCTCCTCCTTCTCCGACACGGGGACGCTGGTGGGCGACCGGAGCGAGCCCAAGGGCCAGAAGGAGAGCTTCGGGTGCGGGGCGCTGGTGCAGCTGAAGAACGGGAAGTACGAGGTGACCTCGCCCTTCAAGTGCTATCCCGCCATTCCCTTCAAGTAG
- a CDS encoding AMP-dependent synthetase/ligase → MATAPQVGGLADVVFDHAEEDPHRVALGRKADGRWADVSSAQFRDEVLALAKGLLAEGVRFGERVAIMARTRYEWTLFDFALWTIGAQPVPVYPTSSAEQVFWMLYDAEVTACVVEHEDHAMTIGSVIDRLPHLKRLWQLDGGAVAELVAAGVHIDDETVERHRRAVTPDSVATVIYTSGTTGRPKGCVITHANLMFEADTMVTRWEPVFHSKRGDEASTLLFLPLAHVFGRMVEVATIRGRVKLGHQPEMAAKALLPDLVAFRPTFILAVPYVFEKVFNAARRKAEGDGKSGPFEKAVDIAVRYAEAMEHKAFGIGPGPSAGLRMQHQFFEKVVYSKVRDAMGGRVRHAMSGGSGMARQLGLFFAGAGVTIYEGYGLTETSAAATANPPEQTRYGTVGLPIPGTTVHIADDGEVWVHGSHVFSGYLNNPKETDAVLNEGWLSTGDLGALDEDGYLTITGRKKEIIVTSGGKSVSPGVLEERVRAHPLVAQCLVVGNDRPYIAALVTLDQEAVDHWLSMHGKPPLSPAELVRDPDLETEVRRAVVAANTLVSQAESIRTFRILAHQFSEEHGLLTPSLKLKRRAIETAYSEEVEALYS, encoded by the coding sequence ATGGCGACGGCGCCTCAGGTAGGCGGACTGGCGGACGTCGTGTTCGACCATGCCGAGGAGGACCCCCACCGGGTCGCCCTCGGACGGAAGGCCGACGGCCGCTGGGCCGACGTGTCCTCGGCCCAGTTCCGCGACGAGGTGCTCGCGCTCGCCAAGGGGCTGCTCGCCGAGGGCGTCCGCTTCGGTGAGCGCGTCGCGATCATGGCCCGTACGCGCTACGAGTGGACCCTCTTCGACTTCGCGCTCTGGACGATCGGCGCGCAGCCGGTCCCGGTCTATCCGACGTCCTCGGCCGAGCAGGTCTTCTGGATGCTCTACGACGCGGAGGTCACCGCCTGCGTCGTCGAGCACGAGGACCACGCGATGACCATCGGCTCGGTGATCGACCGGCTGCCGCACCTCAAGCGGCTCTGGCAGCTGGACGGCGGCGCCGTCGCCGAACTGGTCGCGGCGGGCGTGCACATCGACGACGAGACCGTGGAGCGGCACCGGCGTGCGGTGACACCGGACTCGGTCGCCACCGTCATCTACACCTCGGGGACGACGGGCCGCCCCAAGGGGTGCGTGATCACCCACGCGAACCTGATGTTCGAGGCCGACACGATGGTCACGCGCTGGGAGCCGGTGTTCCACTCCAAGCGCGGCGACGAGGCGTCCACCCTGCTCTTCCTGCCGCTGGCCCATGTCTTCGGGCGGATGGTGGAGGTCGCGACGATCCGCGGGCGGGTCAAGCTCGGCCACCAGCCCGAGATGGCGGCCAAGGCGCTGCTGCCGGATCTGGTCGCGTTCCGGCCCACGTTCATCCTGGCCGTGCCGTACGTCTTCGAGAAGGTCTTCAACGCGGCGCGCAGGAAGGCCGAGGGCGACGGCAAGTCCGGCCCCTTCGAGAAGGCCGTCGACATCGCCGTGCGCTACGCCGAGGCGATGGAGCACAAGGCCTTCGGGATCGGTCCGGGCCCTTCGGCGGGGCTGCGGATGCAGCACCAGTTCTTCGAGAAGGTCGTCTACTCGAAGGTCCGCGACGCGATGGGCGGCCGGGTGCGCCACGCGATGTCCGGAGGCTCGGGCATGGCACGTCAGCTGGGGCTGTTCTTCGCGGGTGCGGGCGTGACGATTTACGAGGGGTACGGACTGACCGAGACCTCCGCGGCCGCGACCGCCAACCCGCCCGAGCAGACGCGGTACGGGACCGTCGGACTGCCCATTCCCGGGACCACGGTGCACATCGCGGACGACGGCGAGGTGTGGGTGCACGGCTCGCACGTCTTCTCCGGGTACCTCAACAACCCCAAGGAGACCGACGCCGTACTGAACGAGGGGTGGCTGTCGACCGGGGACCTGGGCGCGCTCGACGAGGACGGCTATCTCACGATCACCGGGCGCAAGAAGGAGATCATCGTGACCTCCGGCGGCAAGAGCGTGTCGCCCGGAGTGCTGGAGGAGCGGGTGCGGGCGCATCCGCTGGTGGCGCAGTGCCTGGTCGTGGGCAACGACCGGCCGTACATCGCCGCCCTGGTCACGCTCGACCAGGAGGCCGTGGACCACTGGCTCTCGATGCACGGCAAACCGCCGCTCTCGCCGGCCGAACTCGTCCGTGACCCCGACCTGGAGACGGAGGTGCGGCGGGCCGTGGTGGCGGCCAACACCCTGGTCTCGCAGGCGGAGTCGATCCGTACCTTCCGGATACTGGCCCATCAGTTCTCCGAGGAGCACGGGCTGCTCACTCCGTCGCTGAAGCTGAAGCGGCGGGCGATCGAAACGGCGTACAGCGAAGAGGTCGAAGCGCTGTACAGCTGA
- a CDS encoding MFS transporter, producing the protein MVKWGPLVAVCLGTFMLLLDVSIVIVALPDMAGSLGASLSDLQWVIDIYALALAALLLGAGAAADVTGRRRMYVAGTGFFALASLACGLATGPAMLIAMRTLQGMGAAGMLATTLSLLGAAYQGRDRSFALGIWGAVSGGAAALGPILGGALTQALDWRWIFFVNLPVSVVAIWLTLRTVSESRGASGRRVDWAGTAAFAVFAGALTFAVVRAGEDGWGSGRTVATLAVAVLALAAFVAVERRAAQPLLDLSLLRRPSFVVVMVAAMAFNAGAFGVFPYLSIWLQTLIGMSPVKAGLALAPLAASAFVVAAVGGRLLHGTPHRYLIGGGLVLIGGGTLGQAVLGAGSDWTALVAGLTVSGFGVGLVSPALGGAALASVPAHSAGMAGGAVNTARQLGYALGVAVFGTVLTSRMAHELDGSSRAAHALAGGGASALRPGIPDRVLHTAFASGLNTTLLVAGAVAVVAGCAVLLFLRAPAAAAAAPAPVMRPSVPVARP; encoded by the coding sequence ATGGTGAAGTGGGGGCCGCTCGTCGCGGTCTGTCTCGGGACTTTCATGCTGCTGCTCGATGTGTCGATCGTGATCGTGGCGCTGCCCGACATGGCGGGTTCGCTGGGCGCCTCGCTCTCCGATCTCCAGTGGGTCATCGACATCTACGCGCTGGCGCTCGCCGCGCTGCTGCTGGGAGCCGGCGCCGCCGCCGATGTCACGGGGCGGCGGCGGATGTACGTGGCGGGGACGGGGTTCTTCGCGCTGGCGTCGCTGGCGTGCGGTCTTGCCACCGGGCCGGCGATGCTGATCGCGATGCGCACGCTGCAGGGAATGGGCGCGGCGGGGATGCTCGCGACCACGCTGTCGCTGCTCGGCGCCGCCTACCAGGGGCGCGACCGTTCGTTCGCGCTGGGGATCTGGGGTGCGGTGAGCGGGGGCGCCGCCGCGCTCGGGCCGATTCTGGGCGGGGCGCTGACGCAGGCGCTGGACTGGCGGTGGATCTTCTTCGTCAATCTGCCGGTGAGCGTCGTGGCGATCTGGCTGACGCTGCGGACGGTGAGCGAATCGCGCGGTGCGAGCGGGCGCCGCGTCGACTGGGCGGGCACGGCCGCTTTCGCGGTGTTCGCGGGTGCGCTGACCTTCGCCGTCGTGCGGGCCGGGGAGGACGGCTGGGGATCGGGTCGTACGGTGGCCACGCTGGCCGTCGCCGTCCTCGCGCTGGCCGCCTTCGTCGCGGTCGAACGCCGGGCCGCGCAGCCGCTGCTCGACCTCTCGCTGCTGCGCCGGCCGTCGTTCGTGGTGGTCATGGTGGCCGCGATGGCCTTCAACGCCGGGGCTTTCGGCGTCTTTCCGTATCTCTCCATCTGGCTGCAGACGCTGATCGGCATGAGCCCGGTCAAGGCCGGTCTCGCCCTCGCCCCGCTGGCCGCCTCGGCCTTCGTGGTGGCGGCGGTCGGCGGGCGGCTGCTGCACGGGACGCCGCACCGTTACCTCATCGGGGGCGGTCTGGTGCTGATCGGCGGAGGCACCCTGGGGCAGGCGGTGCTCGGGGCCGGGTCGGACTGGACGGCGCTGGTGGCCGGGCTGACGGTGTCCGGGTTCGGGGTCGGGCTCGTCTCGCCGGCGCTCGGGGGCGCCGCGCTCGCATCCGTACCGGCGCACAGTGCGGGGATGGCGGGCGGGGCGGTCAACACGGCACGGCAGCTCGGGTACGCGCTCGGGGTCGCGGTGTTCGGGACCGTACTCACCTCGCGGATGGCGCACGAGCTGGACGGATCGTCCCGGGCGGCGCACGCGCTCGCCGGGGGCGGGGCCTCCGCGCTGCGGCCCGGGATACCCGACCGCGTCCTGCACACGGCCTTCGCGTCCGGGCTGAACACGACCCTGCTGGTGGCCGGTGCGGTGGCGGTCGTCGCCGGGTGTGCGGTGCTGCTCTTCCTCCGGGCTCCCGCGGCGGCCGCCGCCGCACCTGCGCCCGTGATGCGGCCGTCCGTCCCGGTAGCGCGGCCGTGA
- a CDS encoding Lrp/AsnC family transcriptional regulator: protein MESHAALAFDDLDLQLLQALEVDGRAPFSRIAAVLGVSDQTVARRYRRLRTEAGLRVIGVREISVRDQDNWRMLRLRCTPDAGESIARALARRPDTTWIVLCSGGTEVACMTLARTREADDELLFGKLPRTPRITDIRTHQLLHRFYGGPQGWLGKSGALSADQVAAMTPQYTEGSASTVVTPEDEPLIAALKRDGRATFADLQKATGRSESAVRRRLDQLLASGALFVDVQFDSEHLGYSTFALLWITAAPASLDAVGRALATHPEVAFAAASTGPCNLLATIVCRDSAALYTYLSESLGKLEGVQHIETSPILRRVKQLSYEETRR from the coding sequence GTGGAATCCCACGCAGCACTCGCATTCGACGATCTGGACCTGCAGCTGCTCCAGGCGCTCGAAGTCGACGGCCGGGCCCCCTTCAGCCGGATCGCGGCCGTCCTGGGCGTCTCGGACCAGACCGTCGCCCGCCGCTACCGCCGGCTGCGCACGGAAGCCGGCCTCCGGGTGATCGGAGTCCGCGAGATCTCCGTACGCGACCAGGACAACTGGCGGATGCTGCGCCTGCGCTGCACCCCCGACGCCGGAGAGTCCATCGCCCGTGCGCTGGCCCGCCGCCCCGACACCACCTGGATCGTGCTCTGCTCGGGCGGCACCGAGGTCGCCTGCATGACGCTGGCCCGCACCCGCGAGGCCGACGACGAACTGCTCTTCGGCAAGCTCCCGCGCACCCCGAGGATCACCGACATCCGCACCCACCAGCTCCTCCACCGGTTCTACGGCGGACCGCAGGGCTGGCTCGGCAAGAGCGGCGCCCTCAGTGCCGACCAGGTGGCGGCCATGACCCCGCAGTACACCGAGGGATCTGCTTCGACGGTCGTCACCCCCGAGGACGAGCCCCTGATCGCCGCGCTCAAGCGCGACGGCCGCGCCACCTTCGCCGATCTGCAGAAGGCCACGGGCCGCTCCGAGTCGGCCGTACGCCGCCGCCTCGATCAACTGCTCGCCTCCGGCGCCCTCTTCGTCGACGTGCAGTTCGACTCCGAGCACCTCGGCTACAGCACCTTCGCCCTGCTCTGGATCACCGCGGCCCCCGCCTCGCTCGACGCGGTGGGCCGCGCCCTGGCCACCCACCCCGAGGTGGCGTTCGCGGCCGCGTCGACGGGCCCGTGCAACCTTCTGGCGACGATCGTCTGCCGCGACTCGGCCGCCCTCTACACGTACCTGAGCGAGAGCCTCGGCAAGCTGGAGGGCGTCCAGCACATCGAGACCTCACCGATCCTGCGCAGGGTCAAGCAGCTGAGCTACGAGGAGACCCGCCGCTAG
- a CDS encoding LysR substrate-binding domain-containing protein → MYDPAQLRTFLTVAQTLSFTQAAHRLGLRQSTVSQHVRRLEEAAGRTLFTRDTHSVELTEDGEAMLGFARTILQANERAAAFFTGSRPRGRLRFGASEDFVLTRLPEILESFRRDHPEVDLELTVELSGTLHRELEAGRLDLVLAKRRTGDTHGELVWRSPLTWIGAPRLRIDPDRPLPLILFPPPGITRARALEVLERHGLPWRISCTSTSLSGLIAAARAGLGVMAHTRGLIPPGLTQIPARAGLPDLGDVDFVLLHGRETGRAREAARALSSAILAGADRLHRQV, encoded by the coding sequence ATGTACGACCCCGCGCAGCTCCGCACCTTCCTGACCGTCGCGCAGACCCTCAGCTTCACCCAGGCCGCGCACCGCCTGGGCCTGCGCCAGTCCACGGTCAGCCAGCACGTGCGCCGCCTGGAGGAAGCCGCGGGGCGCACGCTCTTCACCCGTGACACGCACAGCGTGGAGCTGACCGAGGACGGCGAGGCGATGCTCGGCTTCGCCCGCACGATCCTGCAGGCCAACGAGCGGGCGGCGGCCTTCTTCACGGGGTCGCGCCCGCGCGGCCGGCTGCGCTTCGGGGCCTCGGAGGACTTCGTCCTCACCCGGCTCCCCGAGATCCTCGAGTCCTTCCGCCGCGACCATCCCGAGGTGGACCTGGAGCTGACGGTCGAGCTCTCCGGCACACTGCACCGGGAGCTGGAGGCGGGCCGCCTCGATCTGGTCCTCGCCAAGCGCCGCACCGGCGACACCCACGGCGAACTGGTCTGGCGCTCCCCGCTCACCTGGATCGGCGCGCCCCGGCTGCGCATCGACCCGGACCGTCCGCTCCCGCTGATCCTCTTCCCGCCGCCGGGCATCACGCGCGCCCGCGCCCTGGAGGTGCTGGAGCGGCACGGCCTGCCCTGGCGCATCTCGTGCACGTCCACCAGCCTGAGCGGCCTGATCGCCGCGGCCCGCGCGGGCCTGGGCGTCATGGCGCACACCCGCGGCCTCATCCCGCCGGGGCTGACGCAGATCCCGGCGCGGGCCGGGCTGCCCGATCTGGGCGACGTGGACTTCGTACTGCTGCACGGGCGGGAGACGGGGCGGGCGCGGGAGGCGGCGCGGGCGCTGTCGTCGGCGATCCTGGCGGGCGCGGACCGGCTGCACCGGCAGGTCTAG
- a CDS encoding bile acid:sodium symporter family protein, protein MSRRTLQLPSWLPIDPYILALISTVAVAALLPARGGAADVASWASTGAVALLFFLYGARLSTREAMDGLRHWRLHLTVLICTFVAFPLLGLAARGLEPSVLTPQLYHGLLFLCLVPSTIQSSIAFTSIARGNVPAAICAGSFSSLAGIVVTPVLAALVLGNSGGGFSADSLVKIVLQLLVPFVAGQLLRRWVGGFLVRNKKVLGYVDRGSILLVVYTAFSEGMVQGVWGQVDFLQLLALLGVEALLLAAMLSLSWYGAKRLGFGRADRIAIQFAGSKKSLAAGLPMASVLFGAQASLAVLPLMLFHQMQLMVCAVIAKRRSRDPLPEEEAVADARVPAMR, encoded by the coding sequence ATGAGTCGCCGCACGTTGCAGCTGCCGTCCTGGCTGCCGATCGATCCGTACATCCTCGCGCTGATCTCGACCGTCGCCGTGGCGGCTCTGCTGCCGGCCAGAGGCGGGGCCGCCGACGTGGCGAGCTGGGCGTCGACGGGAGCGGTGGCGCTGCTCTTCTTCCTCTACGGGGCGCGGCTCTCCACCCGGGAGGCGATGGACGGGCTGCGGCACTGGCGGCTCCATCTGACCGTGCTGATCTGTACGTTCGTGGCCTTCCCGCTGCTCGGGCTCGCGGCCAGGGGCCTCGAACCCTCCGTGCTGACCCCGCAGCTCTACCACGGGCTCCTCTTCCTGTGCCTGGTGCCGTCCACGATCCAGTCGTCGATCGCCTTCACCTCCATCGCGCGCGGCAATGTGCCCGCCGCGATCTGCGCCGGGTCGTTCTCCTCGCTCGCGGGGATCGTCGTCACACCGGTGCTGGCCGCGCTCGTCCTGGGCAACAGCGGGGGCGGCTTCTCCGCCGACTCGCTGGTGAAGATCGTGCTGCAGCTCCTTGTGCCGTTCGTGGCGGGGCAGTTGCTGCGGCGCTGGGTCGGCGGCTTCCTCGTACGGAACAAGAAGGTGCTCGGGTACGTCGACCGCGGATCGATCCTTCTCGTCGTCTACACCGCCTTCAGCGAAGGCATGGTGCAGGGCGTCTGGGGCCAGGTCGACTTCCTCCAACTGCTCGCGCTGCTCGGGGTCGAGGCGCTGCTGCTCGCCGCGATGCTGAGCCTGAGCTGGTACGGGGCGAAGCGGCTCGGCTTCGGCCGTGCGGACAGGATCGCGATCCAGTTCGCCGGGTCGAAGAAGAGCCTGGCGGCCGGACTGCCCATGGCGAGCGTGCTGTTCGGGGCGCAGGCCTCCCTCGCCGTTCTGCCGCTGATGCTCTTCCACCAGATGCAGCTGATGGTCTGCGCGGTCATCGCCAAGCGGCGCTCGCGCGATCCGCTCCCGGAGGAAGAGGCGGTGGCGGACGCCCGCGTCCCTGCTATGAGGTGA